One stretch of Lacrimispora sphenoides DNA includes these proteins:
- a CDS encoding ABC transporter permease produces MSVIYFIFQQTMYFMIPLMIVALGAMFSERSGIINIALEGIMTMGAFTGILFIHFTGGSMNGQLQLIIAVLISMATGMVFSLFHAYASINMKSNQVISGTALNMFAPAFAIFVARVIQGVQQVQFSNTFRISSVPLLGKIPFFGPLLFQNAYITTYIGIAIFLLSTIVLYKTRFGLRLRSCGEHPQAADSAGINVYRMQYAGVMISGALGGLGGLVFVVPTSTNFNADVAGYGFLALAVLIFGQWKPVNIMFASLFFGLMKAIASAYSGIPFLSAMGIPSYFYKMVPYIITLIVLIFTSRNSQAPKAEGIPYDKGQR; encoded by the coding sequence ATGAGCGTAATTTATTTTATTTTTCAGCAGACCATGTATTTCATGATTCCTCTCATGATCGTAGCTTTGGGAGCCATGTTCTCTGAGCGAAGCGGAATCATCAACATTGCTTTGGAAGGAATCATGACCATGGGAGCCTTTACAGGAATCCTGTTTATTCATTTTACAGGCGGCTCCATGAACGGGCAGCTTCAGCTCATTATTGCGGTGTTAATCTCCATGGCAACGGGTATGGTATTTTCCCTGTTCCACGCCTACGCTTCCATTAACATGAAGTCCAATCAGGTAATCAGCGGTACGGCATTAAACATGTTCGCCCCCGCATTTGCCATCTTCGTGGCCCGTGTTATTCAGGGAGTACAGCAGGTTCAGTTTAGCAACACCTTCCGAATTTCATCCGTTCCGTTATTGGGTAAGATTCCGTTTTTCGGTCCTCTCCTGTTCCAGAACGCTTATATCACCACTTATATAGGCATTGCAATCTTTTTGCTTTCAACCATTGTTCTTTATAAAACCCGGTTTGGTTTAAGGCTCCGGTCCTGCGGAGAGCATCCCCAGGCAGCCGATTCCGCCGGTATTAATGTATACCGGATGCAGTATGCAGGCGTAATGATCTCCGGCGCCCTTGGCGGACTTGGAGGACTGGTCTTTGTAGTTCCCACCTCCACCAACTTTAACGCAGACGTAGCCGGTTACGGTTTCCTGGCTCTGGCTGTATTGATCTTCGGCCAGTGGAAGCCGGTCAATATCATGTTTGCCTCCCTTTTCTTCGGACTCATGAAGGCTATCGCATCAGCCTATTCCGGAATTCCATTCCTAAGTGCAATGGGCATTCCAAGTTACTTCTATAAGATGGTGCCTTATATTATTACCTTGATTGTGCTGATCTTCACTTCCAGAAACTCTCAAGCTCCTAAGGCAGAGGGTATTCCTTATGATAAGGGGCAGAGGTAG
- the recO gene encoding DNA repair protein RecO: MREVETMTGMVIKVSPVGEMDKRLVILTRERGKITAFARGARRPGSPFMGVSRPFAFGQFSLYEGRDSYTLRSTEITNYFEALSLDVEGTCYGSYFLELADYYARENMDGTGLLKLLYQSIRALLKPALKNELVQRIFELKAMVLNGEYTEAPPCPVSDSASYAWEYVIASPAEHLYTFTLTDPVLEEFVRCVEINKKRYVDREFHSLEILHTMTGWKVLK, from the coding sequence TTGAGGGAAGTTGAAACCATGACGGGGATGGTAATAAAAGTGTCCCCGGTTGGAGAAATGGATAAGCGCCTTGTGATACTCACCAGGGAAAGAGGAAAGATCACCGCATTTGCCAGAGGGGCCAGAAGACCGGGGAGTCCATTCATGGGGGTTAGCCGCCCCTTTGCCTTCGGGCAGTTTTCCCTATATGAGGGCAGGGATTCCTATACTCTTCGGTCTACGGAGATCACCAATTATTTTGAAGCATTGTCCCTGGATGTAGAAGGAACCTGCTATGGATCCTATTTTCTGGAACTGGCTGATTATTACGCCAGGGAGAATATGGACGGAACAGGTCTTTTAAAGCTACTATACCAGTCCATACGGGCGCTTTTAAAACCAGCTCTGAAAAATGAGCTGGTACAAAGGATTTTTGAACTGAAAGCAATGGTGTTAAACGGAGAATATACAGAGGCCCCTCCCTGCCCTGTCAGTGATTCGGCAAGCTATGCATGGGAATATGTGATCGCCTCACCGGCAGAGCACCTATACACCTTTACTTTGACAGATCCGGTACTGGAGGAATTTGTCCGCTGTGTGGAGATCAATAAAAAGCGCTATGTGGACAGGGAATTTCATTCCCTGGAGATTTTACACACCATGACTGGCTGGAAAGTATTGAAATGA
- the era gene encoding GTPase Era, with the protein MENNYKSGFVTLIGRPNVGKSTLMNHLIGQKIAITSDKPQTTRNRIQTVYTDERGQIIFLDTPGIHKAKNKLGEYMVSVAERTLKEVDVVLWLVEPTTYIGAGEQHIAEQLSQVKTPVILVINKIDTVKNQEDILTFISAYKDVCQFAEIVPVSALKDKNTDLMLELIYKYLPKGPQYYDEDTVTDQPMRQISAELIREKALRLLNDEIPHGIAVTIEKMKERDNGIMDIEAEIICERESHKGIVIGKGGSMLKKIGSSARREIEALMDTKVNLQLWVKVRKEWRDSELYMKNYGYNEKDI; encoded by the coding sequence ATGGAAAACAACTATAAATCAGGCTTTGTTACCCTGATCGGACGTCCCAATGTTGGAAAGTCCACCCTGATGAACCATCTCATCGGCCAGAAGATCGCTATAACTTCCGATAAGCCCCAGACAACCAGAAACCGGATCCAGACCGTGTATACGGATGAGAGAGGACAGATCATCTTCCTTGATACCCCCGGAATTCATAAGGCAAAAAACAAGCTGGGTGAATATATGGTAAGCGTAGCGGAGCGCACCTTAAAGGAAGTGGATGTGGTGCTCTGGCTGGTAGAACCGACTACCTACATCGGGGCCGGGGAGCAGCATATTGCAGAGCAGTTAAGCCAGGTAAAAACTCCTGTGATCCTTGTCATTAATAAAATTGACACAGTGAAAAACCAGGAGGATATCTTAACCTTCATAAGCGCTTATAAAGATGTCTGCCAGTTTGCCGAGATCGTGCCAGTTTCCGCTCTAAAGGACAAAAATACAGACCTGATGCTAGAACTCATCTATAAATATCTTCCAAAGGGGCCTCAGTATTACGATGAGGATACGGTAACAGACCAGCCCATGCGTCAGATTTCAGCAGAGCTTATCAGGGAAAAAGCCCTTCGTCTTTTAAATGATGAGATTCCCCACGGGATCGCGGTTACAATTGAGAAGATGAAGGAGCGGGATAACGGCATCATGGATATTGAAGCCGAAATTATCTGCGAACGGGAATCCCACAAGGGGATCGTCATTGGAAAAGGCGGTTCCATGCTGAAAAAGATCGGAAGCTCTGCCCGCAGGGAAATAGAAGCTCTGATGGATACAAAAGTAAATTTACAGCTATGGGTCAAGGTCCGGAAAGAATGGCGTGACAGCGAGCTGTATATGAAGAATTATGGATATAATGAAAAAGACATTTAA
- a CDS encoding insulinase family protein, whose translation MNQFKNLAAYEVVEEKELKEINASGCVLRHKKSGARLFLVSCDDENKVFSIGFRTPPSDSTGVAHILEHSVLCGSDKFPVKDPFVELVKGSLNTFLNAMTYPDKTVYPVASCNEKDFQNLMNVYLDAVLHPNIYREPKIFMQEGWHYELESPESALIYNGVVYNEMKGAFSSPEEVLDRYTRKTLFPDNCYGQESGGDPAFIPDLTYEDFLAFHKRYYHPSNSYIYLYGDMNMEEKLVWLDKEYLSQYDEISIDSSIPRQKPFLNPVEGETFYSITEGESEENATYLSISTAVGTDLDPRLYIAFQILEYTLLDAPGAPLKQALIDAGIGQDILGGYDSGILQPYFTIIAKNANKEQRGEFLAVVKGTLRKLADEGINRKSLKAGMNYYEFRYREADYGSAPKGLMYGLQCMDSWLYDGDPMMHLEYQDTFDYLKKVVDDGYFELLIREYLLDNPFEAILTVSPKKNLTAMEDEKEAKKLAAYKASLSEEELRELAEQTRALKEYQETPSPQEMLEMIPMLTREDISKEAEEIIWEEKSAHGVKVIHHEMLTSGIGYLKVLFDTSAVPVEDLPYVGFLKSLLGYVNTENFTYGDLTSEIHLNSGGVSFSVSSYPDLKNNGEFKGFFMASGRVLYEKLDFGFSILGEILTRSILDDEKRVGEVISETRSRARMKLEGSCHSAAVARATSYYSATSSFNDLTGGIGYYEFLENLEKEYPTRKKEIIARLKAVMEKLFTSQNMLVSYTADEEGYKLLPEALKKLTDLLPEGEGTRYPFTFSPGNRNEGFSTASQVNYVARCGTFAGSGQEYTGALKILKVILSYDYLWINLRVKGGAYGCMSGFGRSGEGYFTSYRDPNVRETNQIYDGVVDYLESFQATDRDMTKYVIGTISDMDVPYPPSTRGNRGLSAYLSGVDREMMEKEREEVLNATQEDIRNLASLVNAVLNTGSLCVIGNEEKIEADKDLFGETKNLFHS comes from the coding sequence ATGAATCAGTTTAAAAACCTTGCAGCCTATGAGGTTGTAGAAGAAAAGGAATTAAAAGAGATCAATGCATCCGGATGTGTACTCCGCCATAAAAAAAGCGGAGCCAGGCTGTTCCTCGTATCCTGTGATGATGAGAACAAAGTATTTTCCATCGGATTCCGTACCCCTCCGTCAGACAGCACCGGTGTTGCCCACATTCTGGAGCACAGCGTGCTCTGCGGATCAGACAAATTTCCGGTGAAAGATCCGTTTGTCGAACTGGTAAAGGGTTCCCTTAACACCTTCCTAAATGCAATGACCTACCCAGATAAAACGGTATACCCGGTAGCCAGCTGCAATGAAAAGGATTTCCAGAATTTGATGAACGTGTACCTGGATGCCGTACTACATCCCAATATTTACAGGGAACCAAAGATCTTCATGCAAGAAGGCTGGCATTATGAACTGGAAAGCCCGGAATCTGCTCTGATTTACAATGGAGTAGTATATAACGAAATGAAGGGAGCATTTTCTTCTCCGGAAGAAGTTCTGGACCGCTATACCAGAAAAACTCTTTTCCCGGATAACTGCTACGGTCAGGAATCAGGCGGAGATCCTGCCTTTATTCCGGATCTGACCTATGAAGATTTTCTAGCCTTTCATAAGAGATATTATCATCCCTCCAACAGTTATATTTACCTGTATGGAGATATGAACATGGAAGAAAAACTCGTATGGCTTGATAAAGAATACCTAAGCCAATACGACGAAATATCAATCGATTCCAGTATTCCTAGACAAAAACCATTCTTAAATCCGGTAGAGGGAGAGACGTTCTATTCCATTACCGAAGGAGAGTCTGAAGAAAATGCCACTTATCTTTCCATCAGTACAGCCGTGGGAACAGACTTAGATCCCAGGCTTTATATTGCATTCCAGATTCTGGAATACACCCTTTTGGATGCGCCGGGTGCACCCTTAAAGCAGGCTTTAATTGATGCCGGGATCGGCCAGGACATTTTAGGCGGGTACGACAGCGGCATTTTACAGCCCTATTTTACCATCATTGCAAAAAATGCAAACAAGGAGCAGAGAGGAGAATTTCTCGCCGTTGTAAAAGGTACTTTAAGAAAGCTTGCAGATGAAGGCATCAACAGGAAGAGTCTGAAAGCAGGAATGAACTATTACGAATTCCGTTACCGGGAAGCGGATTACGGTTCAGCGCCAAAGGGCCTGATGTATGGGCTTCAATGCATGGACAGCTGGCTCTATGACGGAGATCCGATGATGCACTTAGAATACCAGGATACCTTTGATTATCTGAAAAAGGTGGTAGATGACGGATATTTTGAACTGCTCATCAGAGAATACCTTCTGGACAATCCTTTTGAGGCCATCTTAACCGTAAGCCCCAAAAAGAACTTAACGGCAATGGAGGATGAGAAGGAAGCGAAGAAGCTGGCCGCATACAAAGCCTCCCTTTCAGAAGAAGAGCTTCGGGAACTGGCAGAACAGACCCGTGCTTTAAAAGAATACCAGGAAACCCCATCTCCCCAGGAGATGCTGGAGATGATTCCCATGCTTACGAGAGAAGATATAAGCAAGGAAGCAGAGGAAATCATTTGGGAAGAAAAATCAGCTCATGGCGTTAAGGTGATCCATCATGAGATGCTTACCTCCGGAATCGGGTATTTAAAGGTTCTGTTCGATACTTCCGCAGTTCCTGTCGAGGATCTGCCATACGTTGGATTTTTAAAATCCCTGCTTGGCTATGTAAATACAGAAAACTTCACCTATGGGGACTTAACCAGTGAGATCCATTTAAACAGCGGCGGTGTAAGCTTTAGCGTATCCTCTTATCCAGACTTAAAAAATAACGGAGAATTTAAAGGCTTTTTTATGGCAAGTGGCAGAGTGCTTTATGAGAAGCTGGACTTTGGCTTCTCTATTCTTGGCGAGATCCTGACCCGTTCTATTTTAGATGATGAAAAGCGGGTAGGCGAAGTCATCAGTGAAACCAGGTCAAGAGCCAGAATGAAGCTGGAAGGTTCCTGCCATTCGGCAGCTGTGGCCAGGGCTACTTCTTACTATTCCGCCACCTCTTCATTTAATGATTTAACCGGCGGAATCGGATACTATGAATTTTTAGAGAATCTGGAAAAGGAATATCCTACCCGCAAGAAGGAGATCATTGCCCGCTTAAAAGCGGTCATGGAAAAGCTCTTCACTTCCCAAAACATGCTGGTCAGCTATACGGCAGATGAAGAAGGATATAAGTTACTTCCCGAGGCTCTTAAAAAGCTCACAGACTTACTGCCTGAAGGAGAAGGAACCCGCTATCCCTTTACTTTTTCACCTGGAAACAGAAACGAAGGCTTCAGCACGGCTTCCCAGGTCAATTATGTGGCCAGATGCGGAACCTTTGCGGGCAGCGGCCAGGAATATACCGGTGCTCTTAAAATATTGAAAGTCATTTTAAGCTATGATTACCTGTGGATCAATTTAAGAGTCAAAGGAGGAGCCTATGGCTGCATGAGCGGATTTGGCCGTTCAGGAGAAGGGTACTTTACCTCCTACCGGGATCCAAACGTAAGAGAAACAAATCAGATCTATGACGGAGTCGTGGATTATTTAGAGAGCTTTCAGGCAACGGACCGTGATATGACAAAGTATGTCATCGGTACCATCAGTGACATGGATGTGCCGTACCCTCCGTCTACCAGAGGAAACCGCGGCCTTTCCGCCTATTTATCCGGAGTTGACCGGGAAATGATGGAAAAAGAACGGGAAGAAGTATTAAACGCCACTCAGGAAGATATCCGCAATCTGGCATCTCTTGTAAACGCCGTTTTAAATACAGGAAGTCTCTGCGTCATTGGAAATGAAGAAAAAATAGAAGCGGATAAGGATCTGTTTGGAGAAACCAAGAACCTGTTCCACTCATAA
- a CDS encoding glycine--tRNA ligase, with the protein MEKTMEKIVGLAKSRGFVYPGSEIYGGLANTWDYGNLGVELKNNVKKAWWQKFIQESPYNVGVDCAILMNSQTWVASGHLGGFSDPLMDCKACKERFRADKLIEDYMAENNITIESSVDAWSQEEMKSYIDEKNICCPSCGKHDFTDIRQFNLMFKTFQGVTEDAKNTVYLRPETAQGIFVNFKNVQRTSRKKIPFGIGQVGKSFRNEITPGNFTFRTREFEQMELEFFCEPDTDLEWFAYWKEFCINWLQTLGIKEDEMRVRDHEKEELSFYSKATSDIEFLFPFGWGELWGIADRTDYDLNQHQNTSGQDMTYFDDEKKERYIPYVVEPSLGADRVTLAFLCAAYDEEEIAEGDVRTVLHFHPAIAPVKIGVLPLSKKLNEGAEKVYEELCKYYNCEFDDRGNIGKRYRRQDEIGTPFCVTYDFDSEEDFAVTVRDRDTMEQVRVPIAELKSYFEDKFRF; encoded by the coding sequence ATGGAAAAGACAATGGAAAAGATTGTGGGACTTGCAAAATCAAGAGGATTTGTATATCCTGGCTCCGAAATTTACGGCGGCCTTGCAAATACCTGGGATTACGGCAACTTAGGCGTAGAACTGAAGAACAATGTAAAAAAAGCATGGTGGCAGAAATTTATTCAGGAAAGCCCATACAACGTAGGCGTAGACTGTGCCATCCTGATGAACTCCCAGACCTGGGTTGCTTCCGGACATTTAGGCGGCTTTTCCGACCCGCTGATGGACTGCAAGGCATGTAAGGAGCGTTTCCGTGCAGATAAACTGATAGAAGATTACATGGCTGAGAATAATATCACCATCGAAAGCTCTGTTGATGCCTGGTCCCAGGAAGAGATGAAAAGCTATATTGATGAGAAAAACATCTGCTGCCCAAGCTGCGGCAAGCATGATTTCACAGATATCCGTCAGTTTAACCTGATGTTCAAAACCTTCCAGGGAGTAACAGAAGATGCCAAAAATACCGTATACTTAAGACCAGAGACAGCACAGGGTATTTTCGTAAACTTCAAAAACGTACAGAGAACCTCCCGTAAGAAGATACCATTCGGTATCGGACAGGTAGGTAAATCCTTCCGTAACGAGATCACTCCAGGAAACTTCACTTTCCGTACCAGAGAATTTGAGCAAATGGAGCTGGAGTTTTTCTGTGAGCCGGATACAGATCTTGAATGGTTTGCATACTGGAAAGAATTCTGCATCAACTGGCTGCAGACCCTGGGAATCAAAGAAGACGAGATGCGTGTCAGGGATCATGAGAAAGAAGAACTTTCTTTCTACAGTAAGGCAACCTCTGATATTGAATTCCTGTTCCCATTCGGATGGGGCGAGTTGTGGGGAATTGCAGACAGAACCGATTACGACTTAAACCAGCACCAGAATACGTCCGGACAGGATATGACATATTTTGACGACGAAAAGAAAGAGCGGTATATTCCCTATGTAGTAGAGCCGTCTTTAGGAGCTGACCGTGTGACCCTTGCATTCCTTTGTGCTGCATACGATGAAGAGGAGATCGCAGAAGGAGATGTACGTACAGTGCTTCATTTCCACCCTGCCATTGCACCTGTTAAGATCGGCGTTCTGCCTCTTTCCAAGAAGCTGAATGAAGGCGCAGAAAAGGTATATGAAGAGCTTTGCAAATATTATAACTGTGAATTCGACGACAGAGGCAACATCGGAAAGCGTTATAGAAGACAGGATGAGATCGGTACTCCATTCTGCGTTACTTATGATTTTGATTCAGAAGAAGATTTCGCCGTAACCGTCCGTGACCGTGATACCATGGAGCAGGTAAGAGTTCCTATTGCAGAGCTGAAGAGCTACTTTGAGGATAAGTTCCGTTTCTAA